The following proteins are encoded in a genomic region of Methylobacterium tardum:
- a CDS encoding methyl-accepting chemotaxis protein, which yields MLKLFASARPSGLRLNKKSEAAPKLSRATLEAKLAALSKSLATIEFAMDGTILQANANFLAAMGYELDEVVGKHHAMFMDKGEAESKAYAEFWATLRRGQFQSAEYRRLAKGGREVWIQATYNPILDEAGKPIRVMKCATDVTAQKMQAADFSGQIDAINKAQAVIHFAMDGTILDANDNFLKAVGYDRAEVVGQHHAMFVAPEEAKGWEYASFWQKLGRGLHQNAEFRRFAKGGREIWLQASYNPIFDMNGRPFKVVKYATDVTAEKLKNADFSGQIDAINKAQAVIHFAMDGTILDANDNFLDAMGYRFNEIQGQHHQIFVERAYAASREYQEFWQKLRRGEFHSAAFSRVGKNGREVWIQATYNPICDMSGRPFKVVKYATDITENVRARAAALEAAQKTAANVQAVAAAAEEMTASVAEITVSMSRSKQAVDVIHGHALSADRSTVQLHKATEAMDGVVQLISKTAEQINLLALNATIESARAGEAGKGFAIVANEVKALATQTTTATVRISEEIAAMQDVSAEVVQTLAAISEAVGSVQDFVSGAAAAIEQQSAATGEISANMQVASAGMADISRSLSALV from the coding sequence ATGCTGAAGCTGTTTGCGAGCGCCCGCCCTTCAGGCTTACGCCTGAACAAGAAGTCGGAAGCAGCTCCCAAGCTCAGCCGCGCCACGCTGGAGGCCAAGCTCGCGGCGCTCAGCAAGTCGCTGGCCACGATCGAGTTCGCGATGGACGGCACGATCCTCCAAGCCAACGCCAACTTCCTCGCCGCCATGGGCTACGAGTTGGACGAGGTCGTGGGCAAGCACCACGCCATGTTCATGGACAAGGGCGAGGCCGAGAGCAAAGCCTACGCCGAGTTCTGGGCCACGCTGCGTCGCGGCCAGTTCCAGTCCGCCGAGTACCGGCGCTTGGCCAAGGGCGGCCGGGAGGTCTGGATACAGGCGACCTACAACCCGATCCTCGATGAGGCGGGCAAGCCCATCCGGGTGATGAAGTGCGCCACCGACGTGACCGCGCAGAAGATGCAGGCCGCCGACTTCTCCGGCCAGATCGACGCGATCAACAAGGCGCAGGCCGTGATCCACTTCGCCATGGACGGCACGATCCTGGACGCCAACGACAACTTCCTCAAAGCGGTCGGCTATGACCGGGCCGAGGTCGTCGGCCAGCATCACGCGATGTTCGTCGCTCCTGAAGAGGCCAAAGGCTGGGAGTACGCCAGTTTCTGGCAGAAGCTCGGTCGCGGCCTACACCAGAACGCGGAGTTCCGCCGCTTCGCCAAGGGCGGGCGGGAGATCTGGTTGCAGGCCAGCTACAACCCGATCTTCGACATGAATGGTCGCCCGTTCAAGGTCGTCAAATACGCCACCGACGTCACGGCCGAGAAGCTCAAGAATGCCGACTTCTCCGGCCAGATCGACGCGATCAACAAGGCGCAGGCCGTGATCCACTTCGCCATGGACGGCACGATCCTGGACGCCAACGACAACTTTCTCGACGCGATGGGCTACCGGTTCAATGAGATTCAGGGCCAGCACCATCAGATATTCGTCGAGCGAGCCTACGCGGCTAGCCGCGAGTACCAGGAGTTCTGGCAGAAGCTGCGGCGGGGCGAGTTCCACTCGGCCGCATTCTCGCGGGTCGGCAAGAACGGGCGTGAGGTCTGGATCCAAGCGACCTACAATCCAATCTGCGACATGTCCGGTCGCCCATTCAAGGTGGTCAAGTACGCCACCGACATCACCGAGAATGTCCGCGCCCGCGCGGCAGCCTTGGAGGCGGCCCAGAAGACGGCGGCGAACGTACAGGCGGTGGCGGCTGCGGCCGAGGAGATGACCGCGTCGGTGGCCGAGATCACGGTATCGATGAGCCGCTCTAAGCAGGCGGTGGACGTGATCCACGGCCATGCCCTGAGTGCGGACCGCTCGACCGTGCAGTTGCACAAGGCCACGGAAGCGATGGATGGGGTGGTGCAATTGATCAGCAAGACGGCCGAGCAGATCAATCTGCTGGCGCTGAACGCGACCATCGAGTCGGCGCGGGCAGGTGAGGCGGGCAAGGGGTTCGCGATCGTGGCCAACGAGGTCAAGGCGTTGGCCACACAGACCACGACCGCCACGGTTCGCATCTCGGAGGAGATCGCGGCGATGCAGGACGTGTCGGCGGAGGTGGTGCAGACTCTGGCGGCGATCAGCGAGGCGGTCGGATCGGTGCAGGACTTCGTCTCGGGAGCAGCCGCGGCGATCGAGCAGCAGAGCGCGGCAACGGGCGAAATCTCGGCGAACATGCAAGTCGCATCAGCCGGTATGGCTGATATCAGCCGGAGCCTCAGCGCCTTGGTTTAG
- a CDS encoding cache domain-containing protein yields the protein MHLDRTGSATRARVSRLPALSLPARVSLLSTVLLVLATSILAGLLLVQMRAALETRAQNSLASNLRLLQQGLADVGGSATFSVQGDRLYVGTHAIDAADAAVDRVRAIIGGSATIFLGDTRIATNVTKADGTRAVGTKLAQGAAYDAVLRQGVSYQGEVDVLGTPHFARYERDPRRIRQRHRCPLRRREARRLPREHRRSRPGSDHDRAARHRCRGWRALALTAAGPVAAEAATRGHGPSGRGRCLGGHPRHGPA from the coding sequence ATGCACCTCGACCGCACCGGATCGGCGACGCGCGCCCGCGTTTCGCGACTGCCGGCACTCTCGTTGCCCGCGCGCGTCAGCCTGCTCAGCACGGTGCTGCTCGTCCTCGCGACGTCGATCCTCGCCGGTCTGCTGCTCGTGCAGATGCGCGCCGCTTTGGAGACGCGCGCCCAGAACAGTCTCGCCAGCAACCTGCGCCTGCTCCAGCAGGGTCTCGCCGACGTAGGCGGGAGCGCGACCTTCAGCGTCCAAGGTGATCGCCTGTACGTGGGCACCCACGCCATCGACGCCGCCGATGCCGCTGTCGATCGCGTGCGCGCGATCATCGGTGGCAGCGCGACCATCTTCCTGGGCGATACCCGGATCGCCACCAACGTGACGAAGGCCGACGGCACTCGCGCGGTCGGGACCAAGCTCGCGCAGGGCGCAGCCTACGATGCCGTCCTGCGCCAGGGCGTGTCGTACCAGGGCGAGGTCGACGTGCTCGGCACGCCCCACTTCGCGCGCTACGAGCGCGATCCGCGACGCATCAGGCAGCGTCATCGGTGTCCTCTACGTCGGCGTGAAGCGCGCCGACTTCCTCGCGAGCATCGACGCTCTCGTCCAGGAAGCGATCATGATCGGGCTGCTCGTCACCGCTGTCGCGGTTGGCGTGCTCTGGCTCTCACTGCGGCGGGCCCTGTCGCCGCTGAAGCAGCTACACGCGGTCATGGGCCGTCTGGCCGAGGGCGATGCCTCGGCGGCCATCCCCGGCACGGACCGGCGTGA
- a CDS encoding methyltransferase type 12, which produces MSGGQLSLSRERDRLHGFVSLREFERSRGDVSQIPAEIPEELYPVVADDVGRALTNLLGLAQPGNYARLTSAVIDLLGALKEAFGDRAWREAVLPAARAHALAGLVHECPFTRHSFMQPRGYPGDAGLLDFVYRHPAARLAQEAATDAGRTVMTFTVDVTACEAVRHRRSILAAKIDETAARCDMPAILAVASGHLREAELSVALREGRVGRLLATDQDPVSLSTVDGYRASISDAIETRQVTVRNILAGKADLGRFDLIYAAGLYDYLDARVAARLTRILFDQLNDGGRLVIPNFLWGVPEEAYMEVYMDWYLLYRSRDEIERFAQDLEPSAVRKTTYTEDAAGVIGYLELERV; this is translated from the coding sequence ATGTCGGGTGGGCAACTTTCACTATCCCGCGAGCGCGATCGCTTGCATGGTTTTGTGTCGCTCAGGGAGTTCGAGCGATCGCGCGGCGATGTCAGCCAGATCCCGGCGGAGATTCCCGAGGAACTCTACCCGGTCGTAGCGGACGACGTCGGGCGAGCCCTAACCAACCTTCTCGGACTTGCGCAGCCGGGGAACTACGCGAGGCTGACGAGCGCCGTCATCGATCTACTCGGAGCCTTGAAGGAGGCGTTCGGCGATCGGGCGTGGCGGGAGGCAGTCCTGCCGGCCGCCCGTGCACACGCCCTCGCCGGCCTCGTGCACGAATGTCCGTTCACGCGGCACTCCTTCATGCAGCCGCGCGGATACCCCGGGGATGCCGGGCTGCTGGACTTCGTCTACCGCCATCCCGCCGCGCGGCTCGCGCAAGAGGCAGCGACCGATGCCGGGCGGACGGTCATGACCTTCACCGTCGACGTGACGGCCTGCGAGGCGGTGCGCCATCGCCGGTCCATCCTGGCCGCGAAGATTGACGAGACCGCAGCCCGCTGCGACATGCCGGCGATCCTGGCGGTCGCCAGCGGCCACCTCCGCGAGGCGGAACTGAGCGTGGCCTTGAGGGAGGGGCGTGTCGGACGTCTGCTCGCGACCGACCAAGACCCGGTCAGCCTGTCGACCGTCGACGGCTACCGGGCGTCGATTTCCGATGCGATCGAGACTAGGCAGGTAACCGTCCGCAACATCCTCGCGGGCAAGGCAGACCTGGGGCGCTTCGACCTCATCTACGCTGCCGGCCTCTACGATTACCTCGATGCCAGGGTGGCCGCGCGCCTGACGCGGATCCTCTTCGACCAGCTCAACGACGGCGGCCGACTCGTCATCCCGAACTTCCTCTGGGGTGTTCCCGAGGAGGCCTACATGGAAGTGTACATGGATTGGTACCTTCTGTACCGCTCCCGCGACGAGATCGAGCGCTTCGCCCAGGATCTTGAGCCCTCGGCGGTCCGAAAGACGACCTACACGGAAGATGCTGCGGGCGTCATCGGCTACCTCGAGCTCGAGCGCGTGTAG
- a CDS encoding IS630 family transposase (programmed frameshift), giving the protein MPSPLSVDLRERVVAAVAAGASCHRAAARFGVSVSSASRWSQRSHQEGHVAPKPMGGDHTSQRIEAHAALILATSEQEPRLFLRELRDRLAEQGVQTSTSGLSRFFQRHAITWKKGATYAAEQERDDVRAARAAWFEAQPELDPDRLVFLDETAAATNMARRYGWARRGERCRLAAPLGHYKTTTITAALRTSGLCATALLDGPTNGRCFCSYVTDTLVPVLQPGDIVVMDNLPAHKVAGVQDAIEAAGARLLYLPSYSPDFNPIEQAFAKLKALLRSTAARTIPDLWAAIRQAFTRFTPQECRNYLAAAGYENDLAVAT; this is encoded by the exons ATGCCTTCACCTCTGTCGGTCGACTTACGCGAGCGTGTCGTGGCTGCCGTGGCGGCAGGGGCCTCGTGCCACCGAGCCGCAGCTCGCTTTGGGGTCAGCGTGTCCAGCGCCAGCCGCTGGTCGCAGCGCTCGCACCAAGAGGGCCATGTCGCGCCCAAGCCGATGGGCGGCGATCACACCTCGCAGCGCATCGAGGCGCATGCCGCACTGATCCTGGCGACTTCCGAACAGGAGCCGCGTCTCTTCCTGCGCGAGCTGCGCGACCGACTGGCTGAGCAGGGCGTCCAGACCAGCACAAGCGGCCTGTCGCGCTTCTTCCAGCGACACGCGATCACCTGGA AAAAGGGGGCGACGTATGCAGCTGAGCAGGAGCGTGACGACGTAAGAGCGGCCCGCGCGGCTTGGTTCGAGGCCCAGCCCGAGCTCGATCCGGACCGGCTGGTGTTCCTGGACGAAACAGCGGCTGCCACCAACATGGCGCGCCGCTACGGCTGGGCCCGACGCGGCGAGCGCTGCCGGCTTGCAGCCCCACTCGGCCACTACAAAACCACGACCATCACGGCCGCCCTGCGCACGAGCGGGCTGTGTGCCACCGCGCTGCTGGACGGCCCCACGAACGGCAGGTGCTTCTGCAGCTATGTCACCGACACCTTGGTCCCGGTGCTGCAGCCGGGCGACATCGTTGTCATGGACAACCTGCCAGCCCACAAGGTCGCCGGCGTGCAGGATGCGATCGAGGCCGCAGGAGCGCGGCTGCTCTACCTTCCGTCCTACAGCCCTGATTTCAACCCGATCGAGCAGGCCTTCGCAAAGCTGAAGGCTCTGCTACGCAGCACGGCAGCCCGCACGATCCCGGATCTCTGGGCGGCGATCCGTCAGGCCTTCACCCGCTTCACGCCGCAGGAGTGCCGCAACTACCTCGCCGCAGCCGGCTACGAGAATGACTTGGCCGTCGCTACCTGA
- a CDS encoding zinc ribbon domain-containing protein, whose translation MERARCQFLLSRMSARRAPQGSARAPSTRSAFTPEESLEGHTGSTRRRCRAVLQRLSSRERRFHAAENHTISRSVIHDAITRRAGICIEDLAGIRLRTQVSRALRWDHAGWSFYQLRAFLTYKAAIAGVPLLAVDPAWTSQSCSRCGCLGDRERKVFRCNACGHRGRRRSERGRQSASDGDVRNALSRSVLSPSKRDRAGLLKAPPFREGN comes from the coding sequence ATGGAACGAGCCCGCTGCCAGTTCCTGCTCTCGCGCATGAGCGCGAGGCGGGCACCGCAAGGCAGTGCGCGAGCGCCATCAACGCGTTCGGCGTTCACTCCAGAGGAAAGCCTCGAAGGGCACACGGGGTCGACGCGGCGTCGCTGCCGCGCCGTCCTGCAACGGCTGTCGAGCAGGGAGAGGCGCTTTCACGCGGCGGAGAACCACACGATCTCGCGGAGCGTCATCCACGACGCGATCACGCGACGCGCGGGGATCTGCATCGAAGACCTCGCGGGCATTCGCCTGCGCACGCAGGTGTCCCGCGCCTTGCGCTGGGATCACGCCGGCTGGAGTTTCTACCAGCTGCGCGCGTTCCTCACGTACAAGGCGGCGATCGCGGGCGTTCCGCTCCTTGCAGTCGATCCCGCCTGGACGAGCCAATCGTGCTCGCGTTGTGGCTGTCTCGGCGACCGCGAGCGCAAGGTCTTCCGCTGTAATGCGTGCGGCCACCGGGGCCGACGCCGATCGGAACGTGGCCGACAATCTGCGTCTGATGGGGATGTCCGTAACGCATTATCGAGGTCCGTGTTGTCCCCTTCCAAAAGGGACCGTGCAGGGCTCCTGAAAGCCCCTCCCTTTAGGGAGGGGAACTAA
- a CDS encoding putative bifunctional diguanylate cyclase/phosphodiesterase, whose amino-acid sequence MSEMSTATLDQLDCEIGKRWFQRRSSILHEAFKAQHAHSTREEMGRACQLVGMLYIAFGAMDALLISDMLPYLMALRVLIGGAYVIGIVAQVRRGVATRILELQCCLGIYVGFVAWLLLAAQSSDANAILYYAGYGLIFMLVANLFFNLSSEFALISSGLITTTFLIWATIFSDSTIYVICFGSLYVLSFLLTMFLNFKYNRERYRVYLNACRAELRQREIVLRGEELFRLSTTDVLTGLSNRRAIDGVLQELWLAKTTSGQTFGMLLIDVDFFKLYNDRYGHQQGDRCLAALGEVMRSAADRRRYALGRFGGEEFAALFPATSTEQVLAFAEEVRQAVEALQIPHAARRDALSTVTVSIGAAFSADAAGDKPERTVTAADLALYVAKEEGRNRARVFNARMLHGAEGDDLGAETLRSAVADGRISAVFQPIVDVSTGRIWAAEALMRLKDAEGRAISPEAFIPVAERTGVILEMGAWILREACDLLASEPALPIVSVNVSARQIGDPDFVGTVEAVVRAAGIAPSRLALEITESGQISGNPEVARLMDRLSESGIRVWLDDFGTGFAGLTCLSELRFDMVKIDRFFVQSCDTPRGAKLLKNIIDLVGNCSQRPIVRRRGRGAADRTRIILWRGSISRLPSRQTYVAARVEAETRRSTKSRRTVRPHCGLWGLRRS is encoded by the coding sequence ATGTCCGAGATGAGTACCGCAACGCTCGACCAACTCGACTGCGAAATCGGCAAGCGTTGGTTCCAACGCCGTTCGTCGATCCTGCACGAGGCATTCAAGGCGCAACACGCGCACTCTACGCGCGAGGAGATGGGCCGGGCGTGTCAGCTCGTAGGCATGCTCTACATCGCGTTCGGCGCGATGGACGCGCTCCTCATCAGCGACATGCTCCCGTACCTCATGGCGTTGCGCGTCCTGATTGGTGGTGCCTACGTCATCGGGATCGTGGCGCAGGTCCGTCGTGGCGTCGCCACGCGCATTCTGGAGCTTCAGTGCTGCCTCGGTATCTACGTTGGCTTCGTGGCATGGCTGCTCCTCGCGGCACAGAGCTCCGACGCGAACGCGATCCTCTACTATGCAGGGTACGGCCTGATCTTCATGCTGGTCGCCAACCTGTTTTTCAATCTCAGCTCCGAATTTGCTCTAATTTCGTCCGGCTTGATTACAACTACCTTCCTAATCTGGGCCACGATATTTTCTGATAGCACAATTTACGTCATTTGCTTCGGTTCGCTTTACGTTTTGAGCTTCCTGCTCACGATGTTTTTGAACTTCAAGTACAATCGCGAGCGCTATCGCGTATATCTGAACGCCTGCCGCGCGGAGTTGCGGCAACGAGAGATCGTGTTACGCGGGGAGGAGCTTTTCCGGCTGTCCACGACCGACGTCTTGACCGGATTGTCGAACCGACGTGCCATCGACGGCGTCCTGCAGGAACTCTGGCTCGCCAAGACGACTTCGGGTCAGACGTTCGGCATGCTCCTGATCGACGTCGATTTCTTCAAGCTTTACAACGACCGCTATGGGCATCAGCAGGGCGACCGGTGCCTCGCCGCGCTGGGTGAGGTCATGCGGAGCGCGGCCGACCGGAGACGGTACGCCCTGGGTCGATTCGGCGGCGAGGAGTTCGCCGCCCTTTTCCCGGCCACCTCGACCGAACAGGTCCTCGCTTTCGCCGAGGAGGTCCGTCAGGCCGTCGAGGCGTTGCAGATCCCACATGCCGCGCGGCGCGATGCCCTTTCGACCGTGACGGTGAGCATTGGGGCGGCGTTCTCGGCGGATGCCGCGGGCGACAAGCCCGAGCGCACGGTGACCGCAGCCGATCTCGCCCTCTACGTCGCTAAGGAGGAAGGCCGTAACCGCGCGCGGGTCTTCAACGCGCGAATGCTCCATGGCGCTGAAGGTGACGATCTCGGTGCCGAGACGCTTCGATCGGCGGTCGCCGACGGGCGTATCTCCGCGGTCTTCCAGCCCATCGTCGACGTATCGACCGGTCGCATCTGGGCCGCGGAGGCGCTCATGCGGCTCAAGGATGCCGAAGGTCGCGCGATCTCGCCGGAGGCGTTCATTCCCGTCGCCGAGCGCACGGGAGTCATTCTCGAGATGGGCGCATGGATACTGCGCGAGGCTTGCGACCTGCTCGCGAGCGAGCCTGCCCTCCCGATCGTCAGCGTGAACGTGTCCGCGCGACAGATCGGCGACCCGGACTTCGTCGGCACCGTCGAGGCGGTCGTCCGGGCGGCCGGCATCGCACCGTCGCGTCTTGCCCTGGAGATCACCGAAAGCGGGCAGATCAGCGGCAACCCGGAGGTCGCCAGGTTGATGGATCGGCTCTCCGAGAGTGGGATCCGCGTCTGGCTGGACGACTTCGGGACGGGATTCGCGGGCCTTACGTGCCTGAGCGAGCTTCGCTTCGATATGGTCAAGATCGACCGTTTCTTCGTACAGAGCTGCGACACGCCCCGCGGTGCGAAATTGCTTAAGAACATCATCGATCTGGTCGGGAACTGTTCCCAGAGGCCCATCGTCCGAAGGCGTGGAAGAGGCGCGGCAGATCGAACTCGTATCATCCTTTGGCGTGGATCTATTTCAAGGCTACCATCTCGGCAGACCTATGTCGCGGCACGAGTTGAAGCGGAGACTCGCCGATCAACCAAATCCCGAAGAACCGTTCGACCTCACTGCGGCCTTTGGGGACTGCGTCGTTCATAG
- a CDS encoding RNA-guided endonuclease InsQ/TnpB family protein → MLRRLQQAYAAFFKRGYGFPRFRAAARYHAATFRFGDGLSLRKDGRLGIVGVPGGIKAVWHRKLPKDATIATAIVTRQQGKWYVVFSVEAAFADACGTGTVGIDLGLNSLVATSDGEIIPAPRYARRAHTAQRRRQRALARCQRGSRRRLKAKARLAAASAKIARQRRDHLHKLSRSLVSRYQGIAFEDLNLTGLKKGMLARSVHDAAWSTLVQFVRFKAASAGAEVVLVDPRGTSQTCPSCGAIKPKALKERQHRCTCGCVLDRDVAAAKIVHRRAFG, encoded by the coding sequence GTGCTACGCCGCCTCCAGCAGGCCTACGCTGCCTTCTTCAAGCGCGGATACGGGTTTCCTCGCTTTCGCGCTGCGGCCCGCTACCACGCCGCCACGTTCCGCTTCGGCGACGGGCTGAGCCTGAGGAAAGATGGTCGCCTCGGCATCGTCGGTGTGCCGGGCGGGATCAAAGCCGTCTGGCACCGCAAACTGCCGAAAGACGCGACGATCGCCACCGCGATCGTGACGCGCCAGCAGGGCAAATGGTACGTCGTGTTCTCGGTCGAAGCCGCCTTTGCCGACGCTTGCGGTACCGGCACCGTCGGCATCGATCTTGGGCTGAACAGCTTAGTCGCAACCAGCGACGGAGAGATCATCCCGGCTCCGCGCTATGCTCGCCGGGCGCACACGGCTCAGCGACGCCGCCAACGCGCGCTCGCACGCTGCCAGCGCGGCAGTCGCCGCCGCCTAAAGGCCAAGGCCCGATTGGCGGCGGCGTCTGCGAAGATCGCGCGACAGCGGCGCGATCACCTGCACAAGCTCTCGCGGTCCCTGGTGTCACGGTACCAAGGCATCGCGTTTGAAGATCTCAATCTGACTGGGCTCAAGAAAGGTATGCTGGCCCGGTCCGTTCATGACGCCGCGTGGAGCACGCTCGTTCAGTTCGTCCGGTTCAAGGCTGCAAGTGCCGGAGCCGAAGTCGTGCTGGTCGATCCGCGCGGCACATCGCAGACGTGCCCGTCCTGTGGCGCGATCAAGCCGAAGGCGCTCAAGGAACGCCAGCACCGCTGCACCTGTGGCTGTGTGCTGGACCGTGACGTTGCCGCGGCCAAGATCGTGCATCGACGGGCCTTCGGATAG